Proteins co-encoded in one Arachis hypogaea cultivar Tifrunner chromosome 11, arahy.Tifrunner.gnm2.J5K5, whole genome shotgun sequence genomic window:
- the LOC112723033 gene encoding pentatricopeptide repeat-containing protein At2g36980, mitochondrial-like, whose product MSHVRSELFRTTSKIVALARSGRISHARNLFDEMPHRDPVAWNAMLSAYSHLGLYQESLAFFDTMRISHSKPDDFSYSAALSACASASCLPFGTRIHALVLVSGYRSSLPVGNSLIDMYGKCLCPDDASKVFDEMTERNEVTWCSLLFGYANTCQFGTAFQLFRSMPKRVEIAWNIIIAGHARCGEVESCLHLFKEMCVSSYLPDQWTLSALMHACTESMELLYGRMVHGFVINSGWSSAMEVKNSVLSFYAKLDRQSDAMKVFNSSEDFNQVSWNAIIDGHMKLGDTQKAFLAFQQAPEKDVVSWTSMLAGYTRNGNAEQALSMFVDMTRNSVRLDDLVAGAVLHACASLAILAYGKMMHSFVIHHGLDKHLYVGNSLVNMYAKCGDIEGSRLSFHGIVEKDLVSWNSMLFAFGLHGHADEALCLYREMVASGIRPDEVTFTGLLMTCSHLGLIDEGFAFFQSMSLEFGLSPGMDHVACMVDMLGRGGYVAEATSLAKKYSKTSRDRTNSCEVLLGACYTHSDLGTGSSVGEYLKHLEPQKEVGYVLLSNLYCASGQWKEAERVRRAMMDQGVRKVPGSSWIEIRNKVTAFVSGNNSCPHIAEISKMLCFLELEMRHIWLINFDIDGFL is encoded by the coding sequence ATGAGTCACGTGCGCTCTGAATTGTTCCGTACTACGTCCAAGATCGTAGCCTTAGCACGTTCAGGTAGAATTTCTCATGCTCGCAACTTGTTCGATGAAATGCCCCACAGAGACCCTGTTGCTTGGAACGCCATGCTATCTGCATATTCCCACTTGGGACTTTACCAAGAAAGTCTTGCTTTCTTTGACACCATGCGAATCTCTCATTCAAAACCTGATGACTTCTCATACTCTGCAGCATTAAGTGCATGCGCCAGTGCTTCCTGTCTTCCTTTTGGAACCAGAATTCATGCTTTGGTTCTTGTTTCTGGGTACAGGTCTTCTCTTCCTGTTGGTAACTCGCTTATTGATATGTATGGTAAGTGTCTGTGTCCTGATGATGCAAGTAAAGTGTTTGATGAGATGACAGAAAGAAATGAAGTCACTTGGTGTTCGCTACTGTTTGGTTATGCAAACACTTGTCAATTTGGAACGGCTTTCCAGTTGTTTCGCAGCATGCCTAAAAGGGTTGAAATTGCTTGGAATATAATAATCGCAGGTCATGCTCGTTGCGGAGAAGTTGAATCATGCTTGCATCTGTTTAAAGAGATGTGTGTGAGTTCATATCTGCCAGACCAGTGGACTCTCAGTGCTCTCATGCATGCTTGCACCGAGTCAATGGAATTATTATATGGACGCATGGTGCATGGTTTTGTTATTAATTCAGGTTGGAGCTCTGCCATGGAGGTAAAGAATTCAGTTTTAAGCTTTTATGCCAAATTAGATCGTCAAAGTGATGCTATGAAGGTATTTAACTCCTCAGAAGATTTTAATCAAGTGTCTTGGAATGCCATCATTGATGGCCATATGAAATTAGGAGATACCCAGAAAGCCTTTCTTGCCTTCCAGCAAGCCCCGGAAAAAGATGTTGTTTCTTGGACTTCTATGCTTGCAGGGTATACCAGAAATGGGAATGCAGAGCAAGCTCTGAGTATGTTTGTAGACATGACAAGAAACTCTGTTCGGCTTGATGATTTAGTAGCTGGAGCAGTCCTTCATGCTTGCGCTAGCTTAGCTATACTAGCATATGGAAAAATGATGCATAGTTTCGTAATTCACCATGGTTTAGACAAACATTTGTACGTTGGCAATAGCTTGGTTAATATGTATGCTAAATGTGGGGATATAGAAGGTTCTAGGCTTTCCTTTCATGGCATTGTTGAGAAGGACCTAGTATCATGGAACTCAATGTTATTTGCATTTGGATTACACGGGCATGCTGACGAAGCTCTCTGCCTATACAGAGAAATGGTGGCATCCGGTATAAGACCAGATGAAGTGACCTTCACAGGGCTGCTAATGACTTGCAGTCACTTAGGCCTAATAGATGAAGGCTTTGCATTCTTTCAATCAATGAGTTTGGAATTTGGACTTTCACCTGGAATGGATCACGTTGCATGCATGGTGGATATGCTCGGTCGAGGCGGGTATGTAGCAGAAGCAACTAGTTTAGCCAAGAAATATTCAAAAACAAGCAGAGATAGGACCAATTCATGTGAGGTTCTTCTTGGAGCATGTTACACACATAGTGATTTAGGAACTGGGAGCTCTGTGGGAGAATATCTAAAGCACTTAGAGCCTCAAAAGGAGGTTGGTTATGTTTTGCTGTCAAACTTGTATTGCGCTAGTGGGCAGTGGAAGGAAGCAGAGAGGGTGAGGAGGGCAATGATGGATCAAGGGGTGAGGAAAGTGCCTGGTAGTAGTTGGATTGAGATAAGAAACAAGGTTACAGCTTTTGTATCTGGTAATAATTCATGTCCCCACATCGCTGAAATTTCAAAAATGTTGTGCTTCCTTGAATTAGAAATGAGACACATAtggttaattaattttgatattgatGGATTTTTATAA